A stretch of the Lolium perenne isolate Kyuss_39 chromosome 3, Kyuss_2.0, whole genome shotgun sequence genome encodes the following:
- the LOC127343719 gene encoding exocyst complex component EXO70E2, which yields MMSPELVEQYTNISLGEEIELCDFRLALKVLRKKILSLDFQNSLHVHDPQNSFEYLEVLYKLRQLSERLGNLDPGGEAKEHKEITIYADDLFEMAMARLEEEFVYLLTYYKQPLEQELLSFRSTEDGSTDEFSCSSFSEEQSEGKSTQTGSSGGSEYFVADLIQPGALSAVKSIANFMFLSDYSNECCQAYINARQGAIDEFVGSLHIDKHSIEELLSTRWNKLSSSIKRWNRAIKYFVRVYLASERRLSSLIFGELSESAVDLCFYEISFSSVMQLLSFYEAVAIGEPKPEKLFRILDMYEVLDDLLPEAEFLFQAGGSDMVLTEYNEVLLQLGESARKTFAEFKYAIQSYTSSSAVPTGAVHPLTKYVMNFIKAVTVYSKTLDSLLKDTDQRHHHFSADIQSMPNSCPHFTATALHLQSIAAVLEANLEAGSRLYRDGRLRNIFMMNNICYMVQKVKNSDLKSFLGDDWIRMHNRMFQHQATHYERASWSHVLSYLSDDGLCAAGDTASRKIIREKFKNFNLSFEDVYRVQTAWSVPDDQLREDVRISISLKVIQAYRTFLGRYSSFLDGTKQRDRYIKYRPEDLEELLLDLFEGTQKSLQHSGRA from the coding sequence ATGATGTCTCCTGAATTAGTTGAGCAGTATACGAACATCAGCCTGGGAGAAGAAATAGAGTTATGTGATTTTAGACTTGCACTCAAGGTACTGCGAAAGAAGATCCTTAGTTTGGATTTTCAGAACTCCTTACATGTTCATGATCCACAGAACTCTTTTGAGTACTTAGAAGTGCTCTACAAATTACGGCAACTGTCTGAAAGGTTAGGTAATTTGGACCCTGGCGGAGAAGCCAAAGAGCACAAGGAAATCACCATATATGCTGATGACCTTTTTGAAATGGCAATGGCGAGGCTTGAAGAGGAGTTTGTTTACCTTCTTACATACTACAAGCAACCATTAGAACAGGAACTTCTCTCCTTCCGTTCTACAGAGGATGGCAGCACCGATGAATTTTCATGCAGCTCATTCAGTGAGGAACAAAGTGAAGGGAAATCAACACAAACTGGTAGTAGCGGAGGATCTGAATATTTTGTGGCTGATTTGATTCAACCTGGTGCACTGTCTGCTGTCAAGTCCATTGCTAACTTCATGTTCCTGAGTGACTACAGTAACGAGTGTTGCCAGGCATATATAAATGCACGACAAGGTGCAATAGATGAGTTCGTTGGGTCTCTTCATATCGACAAGCACAGTATAGAAGAACTTTTGAGCACTAGATGGAACAAGCTGAGCTCATCAATAAAGAGGTGGAACCGTGCAATAAAGTATTTTGTCCGAGTCTACCTTGCAAGTGAGAGGCGCCTTAGCAGTCTAATCTTTGGCGAGCTTTCAGAATCAGCTGTAGACTTGTGCTTCTATGAGATCTCATTCAGCTCGGTCATGCAGCTCCTGAGCTTTTATGAAGCGGTGGCAATTGGAGAGCCTAAACCAGAAAAGCTTTTCCGTATTCTTGACATGTATGAAGTCCTAGATGATCTTCTCCCCGAAGCAGAGTTCTTGTTTCAGGCAGGAGGCAGTGATATGGTTTTAACTGAGTATAATGAAGTCCTACTCCAACTGGGAGAATCAGCAAGGAAAACATTTGCAGAATTCAAGTATGCCATCCAATCATACACGTCATCCAGTGCAGTTCCTACTGGTGCGGTGCATCCTCTTACAAAGTATGTTATGAATTTTATAAAGGCTGTCACAGTTTACAGCAAAACTCTTGATTCGCTTCTCAAGGACACAGATCAACGGCATCATCATTTCTCTGCTGACATTCAGTCCATGCCAAACTCATGCCCTCATTTTACAGCTACTGCGTTGCATCTGCAGTCTATTGCTGCAGTTTTGGAAGCAAATCTTGAAGCTGGGTCTAGATTGTACAGAGATGGTCGATTGCGGAACATATTTATGATGAACAATATCTGCTACATGGTCCAGAAAGTGAAGAACTCGGATCTCAAAAGCTTTCTTGGTGACGACTGGATCCGGATGCACAATCGAATGTTTCAGCATCAAGCAACGCACTATGAACGGGCATCGTGGAGTCATGTCCTTTCTTACCTGAGTGATGATGGCTTATGTGCTGCTGGAGATACTGCTTCTCGTAAAATCATTAGGGAGAAGTTTAAAAATTTCAACCTGTCTTTTGAAGACGTTTATCGAGTGCAGACAGCATGGTCTGTCCCAGATGACCAACTCCGGGAAGATGTCAGGATTTCCATATCACTGAAAGTTATACAGGCTTATAGAACATTCTTGGGAAGATACTCTTCCTTCCTTGATGGAACGAAGCAGAGAGATCGTTATATAAAGTACAGGCCTGAGGATTTGGAGGAACTTTTGCTGGATCTGTTTGAAGGAACTCAAAAATCATTGCAGCATTCCGGCCGAGCTTGA